A region of the Pseudoprevotella muciniphila genome:
TTGCGCCAAAGACCCAGCATGAATGCCTGGCAGAAACGCATAATTTCTGCATTGCTCTTGCCGCGCGGAGAGAAATCGCTGCCGCCCTTCGCACCGCCCATAGGAAGTGTGGTCAGGGCATTCTTGAATGTCTGTTCAAAGCCCAGGAACTTCAGGATGCTGAGGTTTACGGAGGCGTGGAAACGAATACCACCTTTGTACGGACCAATGGCGTTGTTGAACTGCACGCGGTAACCGAGGTTCACATGTACCTCGCCCTTGTCGTCCGTCCAGGGCACACGGAACGTTACAATCCTGTCGGGCTCAACAAGGCGCTCAATAATCTTGGCACGTTCAAATTCGGGGTGTTCGTTGTAAACGTCCTCAATGCTGAGGAGAACTTCTTTCACGGCTTGCATATACTCTTTTTCGCCGGGATGTCTGGCTTCAAGAGATGCCAGAATTTGATTTGCTTTCATAACAAAACAATCAGATTGGTTAATGGGTTAGTATATAAAAAATAATGTAATGTTCTGTACCGCGAAGTTAGTAACTAAACTTCGATACAAAAAACAAAATAGGGTATTTTTATTTCGATAAATGTGTAAATCGCTGAAAATATGAAGCATAAAATTTTGTCTTTTTGGCGAATGGCGAAAGAAAGAATAAAAAAGTTGCATTGCTCAATTATTTTTATGTGCAATTTTATTGTAGTATAAGATTTATGTGTAATTTTGCGCAAAGTTTTGCAGATTGTGCAACAATTTAAAGAAAATTAGAAATAAGGAAATTAGACATACCATGCAGACCACGGCAGAAACAAACTCAGCAAGAGATCAGAAGAATAATAATGACTTAACATCATCAAGGGATTTCATCCAACTTATCCAGGAGTCAATAGTAAAGCATTGGAACGAGGAAGCACTGACCGACTATAAGGGCGACACGCTGCGTTACAAGGATGTGGCGCGCAAAATAGAGAAAATACATATCTTCTTTGAACAGACAGGCATAAAGAAAGGCGACAAAGTGGCGCTCTGCGGTAGAAACTGCGCGCATTGGGCGGTGGCATATATAGCCACACTGACATACGGTGCTGTGTGCGTGCCAATACTTCATGAGTTCAAGCCCGACCAGGTGGAAGACCTCGTGAATCACAGCGAAGCGCGACTGCTCTTTGTCGGCGACTATATCTGGCCGCAACTTGATGCTGCTGCCATGCCCGACCTTGAAGGCATCATTGGTATTCTCGACTTCCAGGTGCTGCTGAGCCGTTCTGAAGAACTGACTTATGCACGTGAGCACCTCAACGAACTCTATGGAAAGAAGTTTCCCAAATTTTTCCGCGCTGAGCACGTACACTATCGCACATCAGAGCCAGAAGAACTCGCACTCATTAACTATACCAGCGGAACAACGAGTAATTCAAAGGGCGTGATGGTGCCCTATCGCGCCATGTGGTCCAACTACCACTTCGCGCTGGAGGTGCTCGAACCATATATGCCGAAAGAAGGAGCACGACTGGTGAGCATCCTGCCGATGGCGCACATGTATGGCATGGCATTCGAGTTCCTCTATGGCTTCCTGCGGGGCACGCATCTCTATTTCCTCACACGAGTGCCTTCACCAAAAATCATATTCCAGGCCTTTGGCGAAATCAAGCCGCATCTCATCATTTGTGTGCCGCTCGTACTCGAGAAGGTTATCAAGAATATGATACTGCCGAAGTTGCAGACACCCAGCATGAAAATCCTGCTCGGACTGCCTGTTATCAGTCAGCACATACGCAACCGCATACGCGAACAACTCTTCCAGGCATTCGGAGGCAATTTCTATGAAATCATAGTGGGCGGTGCAGCCTTCAACAGCGAAGTGGAACTCTTCCTGCACCGCATTGGCTTCAACGTAACTGTGGGCTACGGCACAACCGAAACAGCACCTATCATCAGTTATTCAGACTGGAAAGAGGCGCGAACCACATCATGCGGAGTTGCGGCACCGAGAATGGAAATAAAGATTGACAGTTCCGACCCATATAACATAGTAGGAGAAATCCTCACGCGCGGCGACAACGTGATGCTTGGCTATTACAAGAACGAAGCTGCCACACAAGCCTCATTCACAGAAGACGGATGGTACCGCACGGGCGACCTTGGCGTGTTGGATGAGGATGGATACCTCTATATCAAGGGGCGCAGCAAGAATATGCTCCTCGGTGCTAACGGACAGAATATCTACCCGGAAGAAATAGAGGACAAACTAAGCACCATGCCTTACGTAAGTGAGTGCATCGTCATACAGAAAGGCGAACACCTCTATGCACTTATTCATCCTAACTATGAAGAGGCGCAACGCGACAATGTGGAAGGCGAAGCACTCCTCAGACAACTGGAGCAAAACCGCAAGGACCTCAACGAACAAATACCTGCCTACGAGCGAATACAGGGTATAAAGATTTTCGAGGAGGAGTTTGAAAAGACGGCGAAGCGCACCATCAAGCGCTATCTCTACGTAAACGAGGAAGTATAATCAGAATAAAAGAAAACAACTTTTATGGCGGCGGGGCTTGTGCCTGTCGCCATAATTGTAAGGATTATAGGAAGTTTTATAAATTATGCGTGACTCATCCTTCTCCATAGTAAAGGCGTTCGGCATCATGCTCGTCGTCTTTTTCCATTGCAACGTGTTGCCTGTGGTGGGAAGCCTTGCGGGGTCAATTTGTGTGTCGGTGTTCTTTATTTGTTCAGGTTATTTCTTTAGCGGCAAGAATGTGCAGCCTGGAGGACCTGAACGTTTCATCGCACGCAGGTTCCGAAGTCTTTACGTGCCGTTCCTGAAGTGGGCTGTTATCTTTCTCGTGTTGCATAATCTGCTGGTACATATCGGCGTGGAGTCGGGCAGTGGGCTTGGTAAACTTTATGATTGGCAAGCGTTTAGTCAGCGCCTGTGGAGCGTAACATTCAATATGAGCGGTTTCGACGAGCAACTCAGCGGCACATTCTGGTTCTTCCGATGTCTGCTTATCTGTTCACTGGTGATGCTGGCTATCCTTTGGACTATACGTCATTGGTTTGGCGAAAAGTCGCTTCACAGAGCGGCATGGGTGGTGCTGCTGTTGTTGGTTCTCCTTGTTGTCTGGAAAAATATGCTGGGGTTGAAAATTACCGGAGTGGCGCAAGGGGGGTCCAGAGAACTGGCAGGACTGTTCATGATGTTTTCGGGTTTTCTATATCGGAAATATGAAGCGAAAGTGCCCGTTGGCTGGAAATGGTGGCCGCTCTGTTTTGCTATACTCCTTTCTGTGGCATTCTTCTATCCCTCTCTGATGTCTTACAATCAGGACACACCGCATTTCTTCGCCTGGACGGCTGCATCTTACGCTGGTTTCCTGCTCTTGCGCGGTATAGCAAAAGCCATCTCCACACATCTGCCAAAGGCAACGGATTTCCTCGCTTATATCGGCGATCGCACATTGTGCATCTTCGCCTTCCATTTCAGTGCCTTTAAGGTGGTGAGCCTTCTTAAAGTTTGGCTCCTCGGTCTTCCTTCCGGCTTGCTTGCTAACCATCCCGTAACCAATGCCGGAAATGCATGGGATGTTCCTTTTATGGCACTATATTTTATCATGGGTGTGGTACTACCCCTCGCATCAAAACACCTCTACGATACATACTGGAAAAACAGAAGACGGCGCGTTGTTCATGGGTTGCTGTCGCATTTCCACAAAAAATGCTAATTTTGCGGTTATGAAGACTCATAAAGTTCTTGAACCGGTGTTTAACGACCTTGGACTTGTCGAAGCGGGTTGTGACGAAGCAGGACGTGGCTGTCTGGCAGGGAGTGTGTATGCCGGAGCAGTCATTTTTCCGCCTGACTATCGGAATGAACGCCTTAACGACTCCAAGCAACTCACAGCCAAGCAGCGGTATGCGCTCCGCGAAGAGATACAGCGCGATGCGCTGGCATGGGGCATAGGTGTGGTAACGCCGGAAGAAATAGACAAAATCAATATCCTGCGTGCTTCAATAACGGCTATGCACCGTGCGCTCGACAGTCTTGCGATACGTCCCGGATTTATCATCGTCGATGGCAACAAGTTTTTCAATTATGGCGATACGCCATGGCAGACCGTAGTGAAAGGCGACGGGAAGTATCTGTCCATAGCCGCAGCGTCCATTCTGGCAAAAACCTACCGAGACGACTATATGGCGCAACTTCATGAGGAATACCCCTATTATGGTTGGGATCATAACGCAGGATATCCTACAAAGGCACATCGCGATGGCATCCGTAAGCATGGCATTTCGCCCTATCATCGCAAATCGTATAACTTGCTCGGCGACGGACAACTGGAACTTTTCCCCGACGTCGCTTTTTCAGATGAGAAATAATACACCATATTATGAAAACTAAAGCAATTTTATCTATAGTAGCATTTCTGTTTGTGGCTATGCCCTTCCATGTAGGGGCTCAAGAGTACAAAATGAATGTAGAGAAAACGGACGGGCAGAGGGTTACGTTTCCTACAAAAATAGTCAGACAAATAAGTATTTCTGCCGAAGAAAATGCCGAAAATTCCACCCTTGAAGGTGCTATAACAGGACAATGGAAACGGCAGTCAGGCGGTTTCTTGCTCCATGCAGAAACAGACCATACAAAGGCACGACTGGTATATGGCGATTGCAGTTTCAATGATGACGGCACCTGTACACTCGATGGTAGGTCAGCCACATACGTAGTGAAAGGAAATTCTATCTGGCTCTATATGGTACTGGCAGAATACGACAGCACATACTACTATTCAGCCAAACTGAAATACCGCCTGACGGACAATACGCTGATCATCGGCGGACTGGTGCTCAAGAAATAGTTTATAGAATCCCCCTTGTTTGTGCTTATTGCAACTCCCTGCTGAAAGCCACAATTTCTTTACCCATTGTGGCTGTCATCGTGTTGCCATGAATCTCTACGTCGCGGAGGGCACTGCCGCTGTTGTGCTTGTAATAACCTTTAAGTACGTTCCTAATGGTGGAAAGATAATTCTTTATCTGAACCTTGTTGCGCTTTTCGAATGCTCTGCGCAGACTGCCCTGAACAGCATCGTCGTGCTCGGGAAAACTGGTGCCGAGATGTTCCACTTTCAGCGTCTTGCAGTTATAGACGATGAGGATGTCATTGCCGTTGATAGCCCATTTTCCTTCTATGCTGCTTAAAAATGAGAAAACCACGATTTCATCGTTATTATCCCTCACTTCTTCCTCATAGACCACAGTTTCTGCGAGAGTGCCGTCGGGGACAAATTTCCGCACGGAACGTTGTGTCTCGTTGGTGCCGCTCTGCTCGTCAGTGGTAACCAGCGTGCGTGTCCATTTGCCTGCAATAGCATGCTGAAGCGGGGTTTGTGCAGCAGCAAATTGGATGGAAATAAAGCATATTGCAAGAAGATAAAGTGTCTTGTTCATGGGGCAATGTTTTCTGTCTTCTTCTCTTTAAAATAAAAAAATGGGTTACCGCTGTAACCCAACCTTGTTAACCTTAAATCTAATATTATGAAAAACACAATGCAAATCTACAGATTTTCCTTACATTTGAGAGAAAAAACAACAAATTTGTTCGCTTTTGTAAGTTTTATGTTGAGTTTTCTGCAGTTTTTGCAAGGTGAAGTTTGCAAATTGTCAGGTTGTTGCAAGCGTTGGGTCTACGGGTTATCGGTATTGTTTTTTTCTTCCTCGCTCCATTTTTTGTAGGGAGTCGTGCGCAGGAGCGAATTATAGTAACGGCGTTTGCCGGTTACTTCGTCGCCGAGGAAGTCAGGCCGTTCGAAAGGCTCGTTCTCGTCCTTAAGTTCTACCTCTGCCATGACGAGACCTTCGTTGTCGCCATAGAATTCATCAACTTCAAACACGTGCTTACCCACAGGCACAAGCCAGCGTGTCTTGTGGATGATGCCGGGCTCGCAGATGCTAAGCAGTGAGAGACCTTCGTCGCGGGTTATTTCTTTCTCAAATTCATAACGAGACAGTCCGCCGCGTCTGGATGGCCCTTTGATGGTGAGGTAGCATTTGTCATCGCGCAGCCGCACGCGAACCGTCCTGCCTCTTGCGCTGCAAATGTAGCCTTGAATGATGGTGGTGTGGGAGGTCGATAACTTTTTGTAGTCGCCTTTGATGAGAAACTTACGTTCTATTTCTAATGGCATAGGTGTAGTTGTATTGCAGTAGTGTTATGGTCAATGAGGGTAATACGAATCAGCAGACAACCCAATTGCGGCGAGTTGTGTGCCCGTCGTAAGTGGTGAGGAGAATTGCTGTATAAAGGGTAAATCAATGAGCGAGGTTGTAGTAGGCTATCATGCCCAGGACCATGAGAATGAGCAGTCCGAAGAAAATACCCTTCATGATGCGGTCTGCCTTTCTGCGTTGCGCCTCTTCTCTCCGTTTACTTTTGGCTTTGTGCCCGTTTGGCTTGTTCTTGTTTTTATTGTTGCTCATAAATCGCTATAGTTTGCGGCAACAGGGTTGCCGAGGTTAGTTTTCATTGTTCTGTCCTGCAAATTCCATGAGGTAAGCCTTGATGAAACCGTCTATTTTCCCGTCCATCACACCATTTACATCGCTTGTCTGATAGTTTGTGCGGTGGTCTTTTACACGGCGATCGTCGAACACGTAGGAGCGTATCTGGCTGCCCCATTCAATCTTCTTCTTGCCGGCTTCAATCTTTGCCTGTGCGGCTTTTCTGCGCTGCAATTCGCGGTCGTAGAGTTGGCTGCGCAGCAAGCGCATGGCGTTCTCGCGGTTTTCCAACTGCTTGCGGCTTTCGGTGTTCTCTATGAGGATTTCTTCCTGTTCGCCGGTGTCGGGGTCGGTGTATTGATAGCGCAGACGCACACCTGTTTCCACCTTGTTCACGTTCTGACCTCCGGCTCCACCGCTGCGGAAGAGGTCCCAACTGATTTTTGAAGGATCCACGTTCACTTCGATGGAATCATCCACCAGTGGTGTTACGAACACACTGGCAAAACTCGTCATGCGCTTGCCCTGTGCGTTGTAGGGCGAAACGCGAACCAAACGATGAACGCCGTTCTCGCTCTTAAGGTAGCCGTAGGCATAGTCGCCCTCTATCTCGAATGTAACGGTCTTGATACCCGCTTCTTCGCCTTCCTGAAGGTTGGAAATGCTCACTTTGTAGTCGTTTGCCTCTGCATAGCGCATATACATACGCATGAGCATCTGTGCCCAGTCCTGACTCTCTGTACCGCCTGCTCCGGAATTAATTTTCAGTACGCATGACATGGCGTCCTCTTCTTGGCGGAGCATGTTCTTGAGTTCGAGCGCTTCGATGGCTGCGATGGCTTTGGCATAGTCGTCGTCCACCTCGCTTTCTTCAATCAGGCCGTCCTTGCAGAACTCGAATGCCAGTTGCAGTTCATCGGTCAGAGTCTTCACCTCTTTGTAGCCGTTCAGCCATTTTTCGAGTCCCTTGACCAACTTCATCTGCTCCTCGGCACGTTTCTGGTCCTCCCAGAAGTCGGGAGCCTGGGTGCGAAGTTGTTCTTCCTCGTACTGCATCTGCTTGGCAGGAATGTCGAGGTAGCGGTAAAGTTGCTCGCAGCGGTCTTGTGCTTCTTTAAGTTGTTCTGTTGTTATCATTATGAATGCAAATGTACAAAAAAAGTCTGTAACGAAACACTGATTCAGGAATATTGACGCAAATATGCAATAAGGGTGCTCTGTAAATCAGGAAAATAACAAGACGATGAATATATTCCTTATTTATAGAACACCCTTGTAGAAGTCTCAGTATGTTTTGTTAATCTGTTATAAGAGGAAGACTTCTATTTCTTTAGGTTTGACTTGAAGAAGTTTTCTAACTTGTCGAACGGAATCACTCCTGCTGCGTCGTCGTAGAGGTCCACGTGGGATGCGCCGGGAATGATGAGCAGTTCTTTATTCCCTATCGTCTTGCTCACGCCCTCCACGTGCTGCCCTGTCATCTTCTCGAAGGCACCCTCGCTGAAGTAGCGGCTGTGAGCCTTCTCGCCGTGAATGAGCAGCACGGGGCGGTCAATCTCGTGGGCATAGGCGAGCAGGGGCTGATTCATGAACGACTGGGTACCAATGGTGTTCCAGCCATCAGTTGAGTTACCACTGCGCTCATGGTAGCCGCGTGGGGTCTTATAGTAGGCGTGATAATCCTTGACGAACCACGGAGCATCTTCCGGTAGCGGATCAATGACACCGCCCGTGCGGCCATAGTCGCCCGTCTTATATGCCTTGGTGCGTGCTTCTGCCATCATCCGTCGCATAGCATTGCGTGCCTCGGCATTGTCGTTCTGGTCGAAGTAGCCGTTCGCAGCATTGCGACTGATGTCGTACATCGTTGATGCCACCGTTGCCTTGATGCGTGGGTCGAGTGCTGCGGCATTGATTGCCATGCCACCGAAACCGCAGATGCCGATGATGCCGATGCGTTCTGCGTCCACATCTTCGAGGGTGGAGAGGAAATCAACGGCTGCAAGGAAGTCTTCTGTGTTGATGTCGGGTGATGCCGTGCGACGAGGCTCACCTCCACTCTCGCCTGTGTATGAAGGGTCGAAAGCGATGGTCAGAAATCCACGCTCTGCCATGTGCTGTGCGTAGAGACCGCTCGACTGTTCCTTCACTGCACCGAACGGTCCGCTTACGGCGATGGCAGCAAACTTACCGCCTTCGGGGGCAGACTTCGGTGTGTACATGTCTGCTGCGAGTTCTATGCCATAGCGATTGTGGAATGTTACCTTCTTATGGTCCACCTTGTCGCTCTGTGGGAAGGTCTTGTCCCACTTTGTTGTCAGTTGTCGTTGGGTCATATTCTTTTCGTTTTGATTGTTTTTTTCTTTTTGTGCACTGACGGTCAGCATGATGCCGGCGAGGACAGTGCATAGTAATAACTTTTTCATCTGATTATCTTTTTACCGTTTTTGATAATTATTCCTTTTGTCCTTGCCTGGGCTATCGTGCCTTGAAGGGTATATTCCCCAGACTTTCTTTCGTCGGACTCTGTTTGACGAATGCCTGTTGTCTGGTTCAGCGACAATGTTACGCTGATATTGCTTTTGCCCGCTTTGAGAAACGCCCGCAGTTCGCTTTCAGACAGTCCGTCTATCCTCCCAAGAAGGGTGTAACTCCAGGAGTTTGAGCCATAGAACATGCAGATGTTGCTCCCGCCATAGAGGATGATGTCGCCTGGCTGTGCTGTCATTTGCTTATTGCTCGCAGGCAGCGTGAAACCCAGTGCGCCCCATATCTCAAATCCGCCGCTGGAGTTGAGTGTTACTGTTATGGGCGCTTCCTCAAGTCTTGCTGTCAATGCTCTGGTGGCTGCGTTGTCGGTGAGTGTGGCTGATTCTGTCCTTCCGTCGATGGTGATGTACATTTTTTGTGTCAGGTTGTCTGAGGTTTTATTGTCCTGGGCTTTAATTGTGCTCTCCGAGGAACAGCATGTCAGTAACAGGACAGACAGTATGACGAATAACTGTTTCATTCGCTTTATCATTTATAGAACACGCCTTTATCATTTTTTATTTCTTTACTTCCACAAGGTATCTCATCCATACGATGCCGTCCTGTTCTTCCACACTCTTGAATGTGAGGCGGATAGGCTTGCTGGACAGTGTGCGACCGTCGAAAGCAGCAGCCATTCCCTCGCGTCCGTCGATGCCGTAGCCGTACATCATGCTTATCTCGTCTATCAGTCCAAGGTCGAGGAGCGATCCGTTGATATGACCACCGCCCACCACGGCAAGCCGCTCCACGCCGAAGACGGTGCGTAGCGTTTCGAATGCCGAGGCGAAGTCGATGCCGTTGCGTCCTGAAGTGATAAACGAAATGTGCTTCTGTTTCAGGTAGTCCAGATATTCCTGACTGGTGTGTTCCGAGAGAATCATCAGTAGCGGACGCCCAAAGAGTTCTGTAGTGTTGTCATCCCATCGCAGTGTGCCATTGGTGTCTATACCTACTGCGTAACCCTTTGCTTCCACGGCCTTATACAACTGCAGCCCTGCATCTTCATGTGCTCTTGCAGGCTGAAAAGTTCCCTCCTGTGCATAGTGCATCGCCAGTGTGGTCTTTCCTTCAAGTGTTGACGGGCAGCCGAGTTGTGCCAGTGCCTCGTAGTAGTGGTTGGTATCATCAATCTGTTCGGTCATGGCACAGTCTATCCTGCCATCGAGCGAAGCCATCATGTGGCAGATTACGTATGGTCTCATTGTCATTATATGTTTGAATTCTTTTTCCGTTGCAAAAGTGCGGCGAAAAAAACGCAACCCGATTAGACGGATTGCGGATAAATCTACCAAAAATGAGGATTTCTACTTTTTGCGTTGTTCGGCGTAGAATTGAGAAGGTGTCTGCCCGGTTGACTGTTTGAAAATGCGGGTAAAATGGTTGGGGTACTCAAAACCCAGTGCGTCCGCCGTTTGTGTTACGCTGTGTCCGCCAAGCAGCAGATTCTTGGCGCGTTGGATGATAAAACTGCGTATGTAATCCTTTGGACTTTCGCCGAGGGCTTCACGCACGATGTCGCCAAAATAGCCTGCCGACAGACACAACTCACTGGCGCAGTACTTCACGCTGGGCAGTCCTTTCTGCCGTTGCAAGCCATTTTCGTAATAGTCTTTCAGTACTTGCTGGAAACGGCTGAGTATGTCGCTGCTCATTGTTGTCATCTCCTTAAACTGGCGTGCATAGAAACGGTTGCAATAGTCGAGTATCAGCAGAATGTAGTCCTTGATGATGTCGTCCTGTCCTATTTCATCATTTTTCATGATTTCCGTTCTGACGTTAGCCATCAGTCCTGCCAGCGTCTCCTTCTCCTCGGCTGTCAGAAACAGGGCTTCGTTGGCATTGTAAGAAAAGAAGTGGTAGTTGCTGATACGTCGCTCTATCTCCGTGCCATGAACGAACTCTGTGTCGAACAGTAGTACCCATCCGTGGTACTGTCGCAATGTTCCGTCATCCTGCTTGCCGCCAATCTGTCCTTGCGAGTAAGCCATCAGCGAACCGTTACCCTCCCGATAGGTGCCCATGCCGTAAGTCAGACCCTCAGGAAACTCCCGTTGCAGAAAAATGCCGAAACAGTTGATGCGGTTCAGTGAATGGCGTATTTTGCCCATCTCGTCGTAGTGTATCACAGAGACGTGAGGGTGATAGACCGGCGCACCGATGTCGCGTGCGTAGTCGTTCGCTTCGTTGATGTAAAGATCTATTTTCATAGCAGTTGCCTTGCGCGTTCCGAATCAGTGAGGATATGTGCGATTATTCCACGTGGAAACGCATGATTCTGTTTCCCCGTGACCCTACTGCAAACATATTGTCTTTGACGATGGGGGATGACTCAAAGTTGTCGCCGAGCACTTCCTTGAAGATTACGTCTCCGCTTTTGCCGTTGATGAGGTAGAGCCTGCCCGATGAATCGCCCACTACGATGAACAGTTCCTGTCTTTCGTTATAGAATGCGACAGGCGACGACCAGGCAAAGAAGTCCATAGGAATTCTGTAGATGATTTGTCCTGTCTGTTTGCTGAATGCGATGAAATCGGCATTTTTGGAGTCGTTGGGTTGGCAGATGCTGGCGAAGATCATGCCCTCGCAGTTGCCGTGCCCGATGAGCGGGGTGCAATAGAGGCCGCCGTCGAAATGCTTTTTGCCTATCATTCGCTTGGTGCATGGTATTTTCTGTTCCCATACCTTTTGTCCGTTGAGCGCATCGAGTTTCACGAAATGACAGGTGCCTGTGTCTCCCCGTACGTCGATTTCGTTGGCTGTGTAGATGAAGGGATGGTCCGTGTCGTCTGTTTCGCACACGATAGAGCCGTCGGTGTCGTCGTGGTTGTCGTAGTGCCATATCACGTGCATATTGTTGAGGTTGATGCAGATGATGTGGCCGTTGTTGTCGCCGATGTAACCATAGTTCCGGAATATGCACATACTGTTTTCAGTGCCTAACACACTGTTTGGTGCGTCTTTCACCCTGTATCGGAGAATGCTGT
Encoded here:
- a CDS encoding AMP-binding protein — encoded protein: MQTTAETNSARDQKNNNDLTSSRDFIQLIQESIVKHWNEEALTDYKGDTLRYKDVARKIEKIHIFFEQTGIKKGDKVALCGRNCAHWAVAYIATLTYGAVCVPILHEFKPDQVEDLVNHSEARLLFVGDYIWPQLDAAAMPDLEGIIGILDFQVLLSRSEELTYAREHLNELYGKKFPKFFRAEHVHYRTSEPEELALINYTSGTTSNSKGVMVPYRAMWSNYHFALEVLEPYMPKEGARLVSILPMAHMYGMAFEFLYGFLRGTHLYFLTRVPSPKIIFQAFGEIKPHLIICVPLVLEKVIKNMILPKLQTPSMKILLGLPVISQHIRNRIREQLFQAFGGNFYEIIVGGAAFNSEVELFLHRIGFNVTVGYGTTETAPIISYSDWKEARTTSCGVAAPRMEIKIDSSDPYNIVGEILTRGDNVMLGYYKNEAATQASFTEDGWYRTGDLGVLDEDGYLYIKGRSKNMLLGANGQNIYPEEIEDKLSTMPYVSECIVIQKGEHLYALIHPNYEEAQRDNVEGEALLRQLEQNRKDLNEQIPAYERIQGIKIFEEEFEKTAKRTIKRYLYVNEEV
- a CDS encoding acyltransferase family protein; amino-acid sequence: MRDSSFSIVKAFGIMLVVFFHCNVLPVVGSLAGSICVSVFFICSGYFFSGKNVQPGGPERFIARRFRSLYVPFLKWAVIFLVLHNLLVHIGVESGSGLGKLYDWQAFSQRLWSVTFNMSGFDEQLSGTFWFFRCLLICSLVMLAILWTIRHWFGEKSLHRAAWVVLLLLVLLVVWKNMLGLKITGVAQGGSRELAGLFMMFSGFLYRKYEAKVPVGWKWWPLCFAILLSVAFFYPSLMSYNQDTPHFFAWTAASYAGFLLLRGIAKAISTHLPKATDFLAYIGDRTLCIFAFHFSAFKVVSLLKVWLLGLPSGLLANHPVTNAGNAWDVPFMALYFIMGVVLPLASKHLYDTYWKNRRRRVVHGLLSHFHKKC
- a CDS encoding ribonuclease HII codes for the protein MKTHKVLEPVFNDLGLVEAGCDEAGRGCLAGSVYAGAVIFPPDYRNERLNDSKQLTAKQRYALREEIQRDALAWGIGVVTPEEIDKINILRASITAMHRALDSLAIRPGFIIVDGNKFFNYGDTPWQTVVKGDGKYLSIAAASILAKTYRDDYMAQLHEEYPYYGWDHNAGYPTKAHRDGIRKHGISPYHRKSYNLLGDGQLELFPDVAFSDEK
- a CDS encoding CYTH domain-containing protein, which encodes MPLEIERKFLIKGDYKKLSTSHTTIIQGYICSARGRTVRVRLRDDKCYLTIKGPSRRGGLSRYEFEKEITRDEGLSLLSICEPGIIHKTRWLVPVGKHVFEVDEFYGDNEGLVMAEVELKDENEPFERPDFLGDEVTGKRRYYNSLLRTTPYKKWSEEEKNNTDNP
- the prfB gene encoding peptide chain release factor 2, which codes for MITTEQLKEAQDRCEQLYRYLDIPAKQMQYEEEQLRTQAPDFWEDQKRAEEQMKLVKGLEKWLNGYKEVKTLTDELQLAFEFCKDGLIEESEVDDDYAKAIAAIEALELKNMLRQEEDAMSCVLKINSGAGGTESQDWAQMLMRMYMRYAEANDYKVSISNLQEGEEAGIKTVTFEIEGDYAYGYLKSENGVHRLVRVSPYNAQGKRMTSFASVFVTPLVDDSIEVNVDPSKISWDLFRSGGAGGQNVNKVETGVRLRYQYTDPDTGEQEEILIENTESRKQLENRENAMRLLRSQLYDRELQRRKAAQAKIEAGKKKIEWGSQIRSYVFDDRRVKDHRTNYQTSDVNGVMDGKIDGFIKAYLMEFAGQNNEN
- a CDS encoding alpha/beta hydrolase — translated: MKKLLLCTVLAGIMLTVSAQKEKNNQNEKNMTQRQLTTKWDKTFPQSDKVDHKKVTFHNRYGIELAADMYTPKSAPEGGKFAAIAVSGPFGAVKEQSSGLYAQHMAERGFLTIAFDPSYTGESGGEPRRTASPDINTEDFLAAVDFLSTLEDVDAERIGIIGICGFGGMAINAAALDPRIKATVASTMYDISRNAANGYFDQNDNAEARNAMRRMMAEARTKAYKTGDYGRTGGVIDPLPEDAPWFVKDYHAYYKTPRGYHERSGNSTDGWNTIGTQSFMNQPLLAYAHEIDRPVLLIHGEKAHSRYFSEGAFEKMTGQHVEGVSKTIGNKELLIIPGASHVDLYDDAAGVIPFDKLENFFKSNLKK
- a CDS encoding cyclophilin-like fold protein; protein product: MKQLFVILSVLLLTCCSSESTIKAQDNKTSDNLTQKMYITIDGRTESATLTDNAATRALTARLEEAPITVTLNSSGGFEIWGALGFTLPASNKQMTAQPGDIILYGGSNICMFYGSNSWSYTLLGRIDGLSESELRAFLKAGKSNISVTLSLNQTTGIRQTESDERKSGEYTLQGTIAQARTKGIIIKNGKKIIR
- a CDS encoding dihydrofolate reductase family protein → MRPYVICHMMASLDGRIDCAMTEQIDDTNHYYEALAQLGCPSTLEGKTTLAMHYAQEGTFQPARAHEDAGLQLYKAVEAKGYAVGIDTNGTLRWDDNTTELFGRPLLMILSEHTSQEYLDYLKQKHISFITSGRNGIDFASAFETLRTVFGVERLAVVGGGHINGSLLDLGLIDEISMMYGYGIDGREGMAAAFDGRTLSSKPIRLTFKSVEEQDGIVWMRYLVEVKK
- a CDS encoding helix-turn-helix domain-containing protein, producing MKIDLYINEANDYARDIGAPVYHPHVSVIHYDEMGKIRHSLNRINCFGIFLQREFPEGLTYGMGTYREGNGSLMAYSQGQIGGKQDDGTLRQYHGWVLLFDTEFVHGTEIERRISNYHFFSYNANEALFLTAEEKETLAGLMANVRTEIMKNDEIGQDDIIKDYILLILDYCNRFYARQFKEMTTMSSDILSRFQQVLKDYYENGLQRQKGLPSVKYCASELCLSAGYFGDIVREALGESPKDYIRSFIIQRAKNLLLGGHSVTQTADALGFEYPNHFTRIFKQSTGQTPSQFYAEQRKK